One Halalkalicoccus sp. NIPERK01 genomic region harbors:
- a CDS encoding transcription initiation factor IIB family protein, protein MKERTFTDESVTETEREGTEETTESESTLTCPECGGRLETDTEHGETVCADCGLVVEENEIDRGPEWRAFDSSERDEKSRVGAPTTTMMHDKGLSTNIGWQNKDAYGNTLSNRQRQKMQRLRTWNERFRTRNSKERNLKQALGEIDRMASALGLPKNVRETASVIYRRALEEDLLPGRSIEGVATASLYAAARQAGTPRSLDEIVQVSRIDRMELTRTYRYVVRELDLEVQPADPESYVPRFASDLELSDEAEHRARELLSNAKQSGIHSGKSPVGLAAAAVYAAALLTNEKVTQAEVSEVANISEVTIRNRYKELLQADDTNPAAGAASAEVAD, encoded by the coding sequence ATGAAAGAACGAACATTCACTGACGAGTCGGTCACGGAAACCGAACGAGAAGGGACCGAAGAGACGACCGAGAGCGAGTCGACGCTCACCTGCCCCGAGTGTGGCGGTCGCCTCGAGACGGACACCGAACACGGCGAGACGGTCTGTGCGGACTGCGGGCTCGTCGTCGAGGAGAACGAGATCGATCGCGGGCCGGAGTGGCGCGCGTTCGACTCCTCGGAGCGCGACGAGAAGAGCCGGGTCGGTGCGCCCACGACGACGATGATGCACGACAAGGGCCTTTCGACCAACATCGGCTGGCAGAACAAGGACGCCTACGGCAACACGCTCAGCAACCGTCAGCGCCAGAAGATGCAGCGCCTGCGCACCTGGAACGAGCGATTCCGCACCCGTAACTCCAAGGAGCGAAACCTCAAGCAGGCGCTCGGCGAGATCGACCGCATGGCCAGCGCGCTCGGCCTCCCGAAGAACGTCCGGGAGACCGCGAGCGTGATCTACCGCCGGGCGCTCGAAGAGGACCTCCTGCCGGGGCGTTCGATCGAGGGCGTCGCCACCGCGAGCCTCTACGCCGCCGCTCGCCAGGCGGGCACGCCCCGCAGCCTCGACGAGATCGTACAGGTCTCGCGGATTGACCGGATGGAGCTCACCCGCACGTATCGCTACGTGGTCCGCGAACTCGATCTGGAGGTCCAGCCCGCGGACCCCGAGAGCTACGTCCCGCGGTTCGCCTCGGACCTCGAACTCTCGGACGAGGCCGAACACCGCGCTCGCGAACTGCTCTCGAACGCGAAGCAGTCGGGCATCCACAGCGGGAAGTCGCCCGTCGGGCTGGCCGCCGCGGCGGTGTACGCCGCCGCGTTGCTCACCAACGAGAAGGTCACGCAGGCCGAAGTAAGCGAGGTCGCGAACATCAGCGAGGTCACGATTCGCAACCGTTACAAGGAACTACTTCAGGCGGATGACACGAACCCGGCGGCGGGTGCGGCGAGCGCGGAAGTCGCCGATTAA
- a CDS encoding UPF0058 family protein: MKKQELIHLHGLLAEVSNHYEQNAGTPDFEEYESLGVRPTSIHKSKTDHKAAVFALATGITGDISAESQETVAAQAD, encoded by the coding sequence ATGAAAAAGCAGGAGCTCATCCACCTTCACGGCCTGCTGGCAGAGGTCTCGAACCACTACGAGCAAAACGCGGGCACGCCCGATTTCGAGGAGTACGAGTCGCTCGGCGTACGACCCACCTCGATCCACAAGTCGAAAACCGACCACAAGGCCGCCGTGTTCGCCCTCGCGACCGGTATCACGGGCGACATCAGCGCAGAGTCGCAGGAAACAGTCGCCGCTCAGGCCGACTGA